Within Sorghum bicolor cultivar BTx623 chromosome 2, Sorghum_bicolor_NCBIv3, whole genome shotgun sequence, the genomic segment AGTACTAAACAATAAAAAGGGCACATGTCACCAGTCAGTTTTCCGCATCAAGCCTGTTCTTATCAAAGTGATTTCAAAGGTTACCATAATGCAACCTGCACCAACAGTCAAGAACTCAGGGTAGTGTCAGCTGGAGCCACATATTGTCAAATTCACTAACTACTTTGAAGGGTGGGTCATTGTTGTTCTGTGCATTCTTGTCCACACTGCACATCCAGCATTTGCTGTGCTAAGCAAACAATAAAACCCAAAATGGGAACTGAGCTGATATTTGATACGTCATAACTACAATTGTATCAATATTTGTTGGACTTGTCAGATTACATGCAACACACAACAGGGCAACAGGCATCGTTTTATTTACAATAGGACACCTAGATCAGTCACAGGCGTGCATTCACATCTGTGAAGGCAACTGTTTTGTACATCAAGGTGCGGCAACACAGAAGTTGACCCAAGGAATGACAAAGCAGACAGCAGACCAGCAATGGATCTGAAGATGCCTGTAAGCAGATATGGTCTCAGTCCTTGACATCTGCAACACCTTCAGAAGCTAACTGAAACCTTGCTTCAGCTTCAGCCAGGCAGGGAGAGCTTATTACTTTACAGATCCGCTCCTCCCCTCGTCCCTTTCGAAGAGCAAGCCTGATAGAGACATCACAGACATTTTAAGGAAGGGTACAGATAGGAATAGAACCAACATTGGAAAAAAGATAACTAGTTATTATGATCAACTGGTGGAGCAATGCACCTTGTGGTCGAAGCATGAGCCATGATGTTTCCACCAATGGGCTTGAACTGCGGTCCAGCAAACATGGCAGATCCATCCACTTGTGCCACTACTTGATTGGTGATAACCACAGCTACTCCAAACTGCAGTGACCAATAAAATCAATTTAAGCAAATTGAACAACCATGATGGATATCCAAATAATGTAAACAGAATTTTCTTTTGAATGAAAGCTAAGacatatccataaagataaaaggcTACAATTTTCTCAATGGTGAAAAATAAAGAATGATAATTTACAACTGACCTCATCAGCTAACTTCTGAAGGCTCCTCAGGAACTTAGCCATGTGCATTTGCCTCGCTGATAGCTCCCCTCTTCCTGAGAAATCAGTTCTGTACAGAGCTGTGGCACTGTCTACAACCATGAGAGCAAACCTGCAAATGTAGAGATTCAGAACAACAGCTAGGTCTGCTATTATTAGTCACATGGAAATCATGAGATTCATAATAAGCATATACTGGAAACAGGCATCAGCTATATAGTCATATGGATATGTCCAAGAATGCAGAAAAAAAGCATTTACAAGCAGAGTTAATGAAAAACACTTCAATATAGTAGCAGTTGCAGTTGCAGCAACAAAAATTATCTGGTTTCTGTATTGGCTGAAGTGATAAGATTGTGAGGCAGCATTATCATGCTAGTGACCACTGCATTGGTATATACGGCCTAACCATAGTATGCAATTAATTAGCAGTATGTCCTGCAAGGCTTGATATGCTAAATATACATCAACTGGCTAACTATATTATATTTTGACTAGTTAGCTGGCATGAAGAGCAATGTATCACGAATAAATTTGGGACATTCTTATTCAATGCACATAGACTGAAAACTCACAAAACTACAGCTGTAAATAATAGTGAAGTTCAGTTCAGTTCAGTACAAGAGGCACATGCATATTTTAATGTCACATGGAATCAATGTGGCTACAAAGGATCAATACATTTGATTCATAAGCAGAAAGATAACCAAAACAATGTTTAATATTTACCTAGGGCACAACTGTTGCTCGCCTAACTATAGTAAGTAAATCACACATAGTAGATTCAAAACTAAAAGTTGGACTTGCCTGGTCTCTATCATCATGGAAGCTGCCTCCAGCAGAAGTCTAGATTGATGATCCGTATTATAAGCTCTGGCATAAGCCACATTCTCTAACACATCAGCACCATTCAGTCCAAACCTAGATTCCAGCATGTGCACGCTTAGCAATCAAAGTTATGTTATAATCCAAAATAATAAGTGTGGCTTAGGTATAACCTGTCAGCAATCTGCAGGAGTCTTTGTGGTCTGAAGGTACCCTCTGCGTCAATATATAGAGCCTTTCCTTCACCACCACCCTGGTCCAGTGGAAGCTGCAATATAGATGGTTTACATATTTGAGACCAACAGAACAATTAAAGAATGAGATGGAAAAAGGGGTGGACAGATAAAAATGTCACCTGACATGTAACACAAAGGGTGTGACACAATTGAGTCTTTCCAGAGCGAAACTCACCATATATCTCAGTGATAGATCCTGTTTCTATGCCACCTGTTGCAGGTACGTCATAACAGAATGCTCAATCAGTAATCACTATGACTTGCTATAGTACAATCATGTATAGAAACTAATATCATGGAATATTCAAGCTCATTACCCTCCAAGATCTTATCAAGCTCTCTTGATCCAGTTGTAACTTGAATAATCTCCAGCCGCTGCGCATGAAGTTGACTGGCACTTGTAAATCCCAGTGGAACTATCTTGGATGCTGCAAAAAGTTTGCAGACAGTTATGAGTTCAATAGTTTGCAATACAACTTCCATATAACATAGCCTCAATACAGTTTCAACACATATACAGTCCCATATTACTTGCCCGCTTCAATTATCTTGTCAACTTTAGCTTCACTTATCCCTTTGATCTGCACAAGATCTTTCCTTGGAGTGTAAGCTACAGCCTCCACAGTGTGGAGACCAGAATCTTTCAGCTTCTTCACATCCAATGCAGCTATTCCAGAAGCCTAGACCACAAATTACACACAAATTTAATGTTAACAAAGCAACAGACCTGTTTTATGTTTCAAGAAACTAGTTACAGTTAGTTAGCTACCTAAATGGCACTTAAAAAAGGGAATACAAAATTGCAAAATGCAATCATAAGAGCCTTTGCTAATGTATATTGAGCATTGTGCTACAATTGTGCCTGTACTAGTTAACAGGCCAATATAGTTCAGGCAACAAATTCCTCATTTTGACAAGGTATTTGACAAGAAAAAACTGACTCAACAGAAATGATGTAGGCACAGAAAATTCAATTAACAGAAGAGCATTTCTCACAAAATACAGTATAGTGACTTCATGCCTCATTTTTTAAGCAGATTTCAGAAGCATCTACCCATGTACCATGAATCCAGTCGAGAGCCTAGTTATGATTCCAATTGAAAGCATGTCATCTCAGTACAGCAATGAATGTACTAAACGTTGACAATGTTTACTACTGCAAATTGCGTAATCCGTTGTAGAAAGGAGCAAACAAACCCAGGAAAACCCCAACATAAGTGGACTGCAACTGCAAGCCACCAAAAGTTCCAAGAAAAACTCCCAGTTCACATCCTGCAGAGGGAGGGGCTAGGGTTCCATTTCCAAAAGTTTGTTTCGGATCCAACAGCAAACAAATAGAAACCCCAATAAAGGCTCAAGCTTGACCGCCATTCAATGTGAAGTGGCGAATTATCGACAACCTAGTTTTTCACAACCAAGAATCAGCGGGGACAATGTCAATTCAACCACGCATGAACCGGAAACATGCCGAATCTCTCAATAATCCTACCGTCATTAACGGGAAAAGGCGAGTTAATCAACCAGGAACTAGTTTCTCGCACCCAATAAACCGCGGCAACAGCTGGGAAAAACCAATGCCAATTCATTCGCGCATGGACCGGAACATCAAGAAACGCTTTTCCTTGGCTCCACGAAGGGGGTAAACAAACGATTCAAGAACCTCCCATTTCTTCGGCCAAGAATCCAGCGCCCCACCCAAAGAACCAAcccgcgacgaaatccacctCCATTCCCTCCTCACACCGATCCAGAGCCTCAAGAAAGCCTCAACTCCCGGAAAAGCCACCCATTCCAGCACGAGGGGAACAAGAACCGGACCCAAGAAGCTGGCTAGGGTTAGAGCGGAAGGCGAGGGGAGCCCGGCTCGTACCTGGAGCTGCTCGATAGGGAATGGCCCGTGCTCCACCTCCTCCTGCTCCGCTCCCGCCGCCGAGGTCGAGGCCGCCGCCTTCTGCTGCTGCGCCGCCGACATGGCCTTCTCCTTCTCTCACCTCTGCCCGTGCGAAAATTGGAGAGCGGCAAAAGAGACGGGAGAGGATTTATTGGACTGGAGCTCCTACCGTGGACGCCTGGACGGTGGACGGCGGCCCGCAGCAGAGCGAACCATTGGGCCCATGCGGCCTGCGTTTAAGAGCCCAGTAAAACGAGATGGGCTGGACCCCGACTGTTGCAGGTCTTTTAGGTCCGCTACTCGAGGCCCACCAAACCCAGCCCCGCCCCCGCTCGCCTCCTGCCGTCCCGTTTCGCCCACGCGTCGAAACAACGAACACCAATGGGCAATGGTTGAGGAGCTCCCGCACGCGCGCCCGTTGCGTTGCTTCTCTCCGTCTTCCCGATTCCCTCCCCAGTCTCGGCTGTGGACTCTCCTCGACTCTCCACACACACCACGCCgtgcgcgcgcggcgcggcggtATGGCTTGCGCGGCCGCTCCCAGCCCCCTCCCCGCTCGCCGCAGCGGCACGGCGGCCCGCGTGGTCTTCGCCGTGGGGCCCCACCCGCCGCGATTCTACGGGCGTTTTAAACCCTCCACGGCCACGGGAGGCGCGCCACGCTCCAGCCTGCGCGTCGTGGCCTCGAGCTCCAAGGCGGACCCAGTAGAGGAGAGACCCGCAGTCGCGCCGCTCCCGGACGTAGCAGTCTCGGCCGACGCGTCCTCGCCGGTGGTGCCTCAGCCCCAAGTAAGCACCGGGTAGGCACCGCCGCGCCTCGGCGCCTGACGTGACGTCTGGTGTCCGATTGCGGTTTCATTGTTTTGGATATCGCGACTTGTGTTGCTTATCGTTGATTGCTGCCTTTCTTCGTTTGCATGCAGCACATGGAAATGGAAGGGCTACAACATTCGCTACCAGTACGCTGGAACATCAGGCCCTGCATTGGTTCTGATTCATGGGTTTGGGGCAAACAGGTGTCTGCCATACTCTGATAAACCCGTGTTTGAGTGTTTCTGTTTCATAATCTGTCTCCAGATTTGCAAGCAACTCCAGTTCTTAATAGCAAATGTTCCTTACTTCCTTAGCTGTTGGTACACTTTTCGTTGGTGGACTGCTAAGATATGCAGAAATGcatttttaagaaaaaaaaagctaTGCAGAAATGTAGAATAGGCCAGGGGAAAGCAGCCCATTAACTTAGTAGGTACTTGAGATCTTATATTCATTTGATAATTCAGCTTTAAGAGAAGATTTGTTTACGTGTTACATCGAAAATTTTCTGATTATTTTGCTTCAAAGTTACTCTGTACCCGTACGAGACTAAAGTAACTCTAGCCCTTTACTAACCACACATATGTCTCTCTGCAAGTTATCAGCTACCTTTGCGTTGCAGTAATCCATCTTTAAGAGAAGATATGTTCACCCATATATTCCTTTTCTTTTCAGTGACCATTGGCGGAAAAATATTCCTGTTCTAGCCGTCGCACACAGGGTATATGCGATAGATCTAATTGGTTATGGCTACTCCGATAAGCCTAATCCGCGTGAGGTAGGGGAGAACTTTTATACTTTTGAGACATGGGGAGAACAGCTGAATACATTTTGTGCGGAAGTGGTTCAGAGTGAAGCTTTCTTCATATGCAATTCAATTGGAGGTATGCCAGATGCACACATGATTTGGCAACTATTGCTAATTCTACACAGTTATGCTGTTACTCCGAATATATTTGACTATTTCTTTATTGCAAGGGAGTTATATGGTTGGTTTTATGTACTTACCATCTTTATCTTTTGGATTTTAAAAGGTTATTAACAACATCCAGTAGTTATATTAGAATCGTATATAGGACCCACCAGTCACCATGGTGAGGTCCAGATTTTTTTTGTCAGAATCTCTAGCAAGTTCCTCTTTTATTGCACCTTTATTGTCATTATCTTTAGTCATATGTTACATTGACCATTTTTATAATACATTTGAGGTACTGATGTGGCAGTCTTAGCATAGAAATGCTGGTTACTTGGTACAATCTGTTGAAAGACACATTTCCAGTATTGAAATGCTGGATGCCCAGCTTGGTATTCTTATTTTATTTGTTACTGAAATGAGTAAATTCGCGAATCTGATTAAGTAGACTGGTCTCGTGATTATTTGATATATGATTTGAGTATCTTAAATC encodes:
- the LOC8058348 gene encoding uncharacterized protein LOC8058348 encodes the protein MACAAAPSPLPARRSGTAARVVFAVGPHPPRFYGRFKPSTATGGAPRSSLRVVASSSKADPVEERPAVAPLPDVAVSADASSPVVPQPQVSTGTWKWKGYNIRYQYAGTSGPALVLIHGFGANSDHWRKNIPVLAVAHRVYAIDLIGYGYSDKPNPREVGENFYTFETWGEQLNTFCAEVVQSEAFFICNSIGGVVGLQAAVMEPKKCKGIVLLDISLRMLHITKQPWFGKPFIKSFQSLLRNTIVGKLFFNAVATPESVKNILCQCYHDTSAVTDELVQIILQPGLDPGAVDVFLEFICYSGGPLPEELLPLVKCPVLVAWGEKDPWEPVELGRAYASFDTVEDFVVLPDVGHCPQDEAPDLVNPLVESFVQRHT
- the LOC8057258 gene encoding DNA repair protein RAD51 homolog A encodes the protein MSAAQQQKAAASTSAAGAEQEEVEHGPFPIEQLQASGIAALDVKKLKDSGLHTVEAVAYTPRKDLVQIKGISEAKVDKIIEAASKIVPLGFTSASQLHAQRLEIIQVTTGSRELDKILEGGIETGSITEIYGEFRSGKTQLCHTLCVTCQLPLDQGGGEGKALYIDAEGTFRPQRLLQIADRFGLNGADVLENVAYARAYNTDHQSRLLLEAASMMIETRFALMVVDSATALYRTDFSGRGELSARQMHMAKFLRSLQKLADEFGVAVVITNQVVAQVDGSAMFAGPQFKPIGGNIMAHASTTRLALRKGRGEERICKVISSPCLAEAEARFQLASEGVADVKD